The following DNA comes from Eleginops maclovinus isolate JMC-PN-2008 ecotype Puerto Natales chromosome 8, JC_Emac_rtc_rv5, whole genome shotgun sequence.
GCTCTTGTGGTCGCCTTTGGGGGAGACCTCCAGCTGATGGTTCCTAAGAGCTTTGTACTGCTTGTTCTGCACCTTGCACGTATCCTGAAACTGTTTCTTGATCTGCATCTCCAGCATCTGCAGAGGTAAAGAAAGAGgaattaatttaaatatcttgttctttctttttacatACCGATTgtgaaatgcaataaaaagtTATCTAATTATGGCCAAAGAAAGCCAGTTCGACTTCAACAAGGATGCAAAATAGATCATTTAGACATTGAATGTGTAATCATCCTTTACTGTCATGACCTTTATGTAAAAGCAGAATTTTAAACCCCTTGAAATGTACTTCCTGGAAATCCACTCGCTAAATAACCTCATATTAGCTCAGAGAAAGTAGCAAGCACCTTGAGGTTTCTGGGCTGCTGCCGCTGCTCtagagtgtgttttctgtgtagTTCTCTCTGCCGCCGGCCGTTGTACTCCTCCTGGTTTTCAAGCTCGGTCTGGTGCTGCAGCCTCATGAGTTCAGTACGTAACTTCTGCAGCATCTGCAGCTGTCGCCGCTCCATATCCTGCGTGGATTCGTCCTGCCGGATCATCAGGGCATGCTCCATCTCCTTCTGGGTCCCCTTCTTGTTCAGCTCCTGGGGAAACAAGTTTGATGTTTGGTTTTTAACATGTATGCAAATTCAGCTTTCCAAACATTCTGTAAGGCTGGTTGGTTTATTTATGgatatttaaactaaaaaaaggaataataaatgtagttttgcagtaaaaataaatgtctgaaatTACCCCTCTTGGTTTTTTGACGCTGGACAGAGTAGCAGTTTGAAGAAATCGCTCAAGGTGCATTAATAATTCATTGATTTatcaaacaataaacaacaaatgattaaattaaCTGTAGCAATATTCCTTAAGTATATTGTAAGTCATCCATATAAGAACCCTTTTTTTCTGGGGAGTCTGGTGTTGATTTGGTGATCACTGACACTGAAGATCTGCACTATCTCGTTACACATAATGTTATGTAATGTCAGGAGGTATCATTACCTCTCTCAGTTGCTCCTGTTCAAATTCGTGCTTCCTGACCAGACTCCGCCGCTTGAGGGCCCTGCAGCTGCGTTCGTAGACCAGCCTCTGCTGGTCCAGCAGGAGAGACTCCTCCTCAGCCTGAGAGCgctgtattgtttctttgtgcCTGGACAGACGCTCATACTTCTCATCCTTGGGTGTACAAGGGTCTTCGCTCATCTCCTATAACATGGAGACAaaattgaaaacagaaaagTGTTGTTAATTATCTGAAGACAATCTCAGAGAGAGTGCATTTCATTATGAACACAGATATATAAAGTTAGATCATAAActttgcattgtatttgtttgtgataTTTACTTCTTTGATCTTGTCTTTGCAAAGCCTGTACTCTTTCTTCTGATTCTCTAAGAAAGTAGCCAGCTCTTTCTTTTGCTGAGCAACAATCTGTTGCTGGATCCTCCTCTCTTCCGCTGCAACAGACTTAATCTGTGAAGAGACATTCAAATAATCAACACCCTTTATTGACTGTACAGACACAAGTTTGCCATGGAGTGCCACCACTGAGTAGTTTCCACCTCATTCATAAGTACCACCAGCTGTCAGGGCTGTACCTCTTTGTCTGTTTGAGCAGCGTGCCGTTTGGCCAGTCTTTCCAGCTCAATGTAAGTGTTGTTCGCATGTGTCTCTAATTCCTTCTGCAGCCGGAGCCTATGCTCATCCATCTCGGCCTTTAGCCTGTTCTCCAGGGCGATCAGCTGCTTCTGGTGCTGCCGCCGCATGCGCTTATACCCAGACATCTGCTCCCGCAGCTCAAAGTCCTGCTCATGCTCCTGGATCTACCTGATGACCTAGACGTAGGAACACAGAAAGCAGGAAGTAAAAGAAACAGAGCAGGCAGAGCAAAACAACTGCCATGATGGAGACAGAAGGAGGGGGGAAGACAGACAGCTGGTAAGTCAAAGGGTTATGGCCTAAAACAGAACAGTGCAAACAACAAGTCTGCAAACTAAAGAAAGTAATCAGTTTGCAGATTACGTCCACAATAACCCAAGAACTTAACAAGGGTTGAAACAGAAGTCTCACAATCCTTTTGGGTTGACGGTATCAATGCATTTCAGCATCAGATTCCCACAAAAGCAGTGAAGTTCATCAAAATTGAAGAACTGCTTTTTAATCTAATTCTTACTCTTGATAAGATTCAACTTGTAATACTAGAAAGCAGCATGCATTAATCCATCAGTCACCTCAGCAGCAAACGTCTATGATGTCATTGTTATGCTGAAGA
Coding sequences within:
- the taok3b gene encoding serine/threonine-protein kinase TAO3, which encodes MSGYKRMRRQHQKQLIALENRLKAEMDEHRLRLQKELETHANNTYIELERLAKRHAAQTDKEIKSVAAEERRIQQQIVAQQKKELATFLENQKKEYRLCKDKIKEEMSEDPCTPKDEKYERLSRHKETIQRSQAEEESLLLDQQRLVYERSCRALKRRSLVRKHEFEQEQLREELNKKGTQKEMEHALMIRQDESTQDMERRQLQMLQKLRTELMRLQHQTELENQEEYNGRRQRELHRKHTLEQRQQPRNLKMLEMQIKKQFQDTCKVQNKQYKALRNHQLEVSPKGDHKSILKSLKEEQTRKLAILAEQYEQSINEMMASHAMRLDAEQEAECQALKQQLKQEMELLDAYQRKTKSQMETQHEREQQKLEQKVSIRRAHLEQKIEEELVALQKERTERIKHLFERQDRENNTFDTESRSLGFGSLGSLDFPKEDTR